The Glycine max cultivar Williams 82 chromosome 12, Glycine_max_v4.0, whole genome shotgun sequence genome window below encodes:
- the LOC102663128 gene encoding uncharacterized protein translates to MNAYGDKQSDLGIIDKVLRTLTPRFDHIVVAVEQGQNLEEMKIEELQGILEAQEMRLNERNSQRSVEQAMQVQTTKGNNYDCDECRSKRVPRNANEAQLAQDEDSDSDKVLLMTTTNSEEDNVNLWYLDTGCSNHMTGHREWFVNIDDKVKSKIKFADNNSVTAEGIGKVMIQRKDGQHSFINDVLYVPNMKNNMLSLGQLLEKGYSM, encoded by the exons atgaatgCTTATGGTGACAAGCAATCAGACTTAGGGATCATTGACAAGGTATTAAGAACCTTGACACCAAGATTCGATCATATAGTGGTGGCAGTTGAGCAAGGCCAGAATCTTGAAgaaatgaagattgaagaactgCAAGGAATACTTGAAGCTCAAGAGATGAGGCTCAATGAAAGAAATTCACAAAGATCAGTTGAGCAAGCTATGCAAGTCCAAACAACCAAAGGGAACAACTATGATTGTG ATGAATGCAGAAGTAAAAGAGTTCCAAGAAATGCAAATGAGGCTCAATTGGCACAGGATGAGGATTCTGACTCTGATAAAGTGTTACTAATGACAACAACAAACTCAGAAGAAGACAATGTTAATTTGTGGTATCTTGACACAGGCTGTTCCAATCACATGACTGGACATAGAGAGTGGTTTGTAAACATTGATGATAAGGTGAAGAGCAAGATCAAGTTTGCAGATAACAACTCTGTAACTGCAGAAGGCATTGGAAAGGTGATGATTCAGAGGAAGGATGGACAACACTCATTTATCAATGATGTGTTGTATGTTCCCAATATGAAGAATAATATGCTGAGTTTGGGACAGTTGCTAGAAAAGGGCTACTCAATGTAG
- the LOC100791987 gene encoding indole-3-acetic acid-amido synthetase GH3.6, whose protein sequence is MPEAPRDYNLFEQNKKTLEFIEDVTANADQVQKRVLSEILSNNANVEYLKRHDLHGQTDRETFKKLLPVITYEDIQPDINRIANGDTSPILCSKPISEFLTSSGTSGGERKLMPTIEEELGRRSLLYSLLMPVMSQFVPGLEKGKGMYLMFIKSEAKTPGGIVARPVLTSYYKSSYFKDRPYDPYTNYTSPNETVLCPDSYQSMYSQLLCGLCQHKEVLRVGAVFASGFIRAIRFLEKHWPLLCHDIRTGTINNTITDLSVRDAVMKILKPDPRLGDLIQSECGKSSWQGIITRLWPNTKYVDVIVTGTMSQYIPTLDYYSNGLPLVCTMYASSECYFGVNLNPLCKPSEVSYTLIPTMCYYEFLPVNRSNGVSHDSLHTPRSLNEKEQQELVELVDVKLGQEYELVVTTYAGLYRYRVGDVLRVAGFKNKAPQFNFVCRKNVVLSIDSDKTDEVELQNAMKNAVTHLVPFDASVSEYTSYADTTTIPGHYVLYWELSLKGSTPIPPCVFEDCCLAIEESLNSVYRQGRVSDKSIGPLEIKIVEQGTFDKLMDYAISLGASINQYKTPRCVKFAPVVELLNSRVVEKYFSPKCPKWVPGHKQWINQN, encoded by the exons ATGCCTGAGGCACCGAGAGACTACAACCTTTTTgagcaaaacaagaaaactctCGAGTTCATTGAGGATGTCACTGCCAACGCAGACCAAGTTCAGAAGAGGGTCCTCTCCGAAATCCTCTCCAACAATGCAAACGTTGAGTACCTCAAGAGACACGACCTCCACGGCCAAACCGACCGCGAAACCTTCAAGAAACTCTTGCCTGTCATAACCTACGAGGACATCCAACCCGATATCAACCGCATCGCCAATGGCGACACTTCTCCAATCCTTTGCTCCAAACCCATTTCAGAATTCCTCACTAG TTCTGGGACATCAGGAGGTGAGAGGAAGCTGATGCCAACAATTGAAGAAGAGCTAGGGAGAAGGAGTTTGCTCTACAGCCTCTTGATGCCAGTGATGTCCCAGTTCGTCCCCGGTTTAGAAAAGGGCAAAGGAATGTACCTAATGTTCATAAAATCCGAGGCCAAAACGCCCGGTGGAATCGTGGCGCGTCCAGTTCTCACCAGCTACTACAAAAGCTCCTACTTCAAAGACAGACCTTATGATCCCTACACCAACTACACCAGCCCAAACGAGACTGTCCTCTGCCCGGACTCTTACCAGAGCATGTACTCCCAGCTCCTCTGTGGCCTCTGCCAACACAAGGAGGTCCTCCGCGTCGGCGCGGTCTTCGCCTCCGGCTTCATCAGGGCCATccgcttccttgagaagcactGGCCCCTCCTTTGCCACGACATTCGAACCGGCACCATTAACAACACAATCACGGACCTCTCGGTCCGCGACGCTGTGATGAAGATCCTCAAGCCCGACCCGAGGCTTGGGGATCTCATCCAGAGCGAGTGTGGCAAGAGCTCCTGGCAGGGCATCATCACCAGGCTGTGGCCCAACACTAAGTATGTGGATGTGATTGTGACTGGGACAATGTCACAGTACATCCCCACGTTGGACTACTATAGCAATGGGCTACCACTTGTGTGCACCATGTATGCGTCTAGTGAGTGCTACTTTGGTGTCAACCTTAACCCTCTTTGCAAGCCAAGCGAGGTCTCTTACACCCTCATTCCCACCATGTGCTACTACGAGTTCTTGCCTGTTAATAGAAGCAACGGGGTGTCTCATGACTCTCTCCACACCCCCAGATCCCTCAATGAGAAGGAACAGCAGGAGCTGGTTGAGCTTGTTGATGTCAAACTTGGCCAAGAATATGAACTTGTTGTCACAACTTATGCTG GATTGTATCGTTACAGAGTTGGTGATGTGCTGAGGGTGGCTGGATTCAAGAACAAGGCACCCCAATTCAACTTTGTGTGCAGAAAGAACGTGGTGTTGAGCATAGACTCGGACAAGACCGACGAGGTGGAGCTTCAGAACGCAATGAAGAATGCTGTGACACACTTGGTGCCCTTTGACGCATCGGTGTCTGAGTACACAAGTTATGCAGACACCACAACAATTCCTGGCCACTATGTCTTGTACTGGGAGCTCAGCCTCAAAGGCTCAACCCCAATTCCACCCTGTGTGTTTGAGGATTGTTGCTTAGCCATAGAGGAATCACTCAACAGCGTGTATCGTCAAGGCCGCGTCTCCGACAAATCGATCGGGCCCCTTGAGATCAAGATTGTGGAACAGGGGACTTTTGACAAGCTCATGGACTATGCCATAAGCCTAGGGGCTTCAATAAATCAGTACAAGACTCCAAGGTGTGTTAAGTTTGCACCTGTGGTGGAGCTCTTGAACTCAAGGGTGGTGGAGAAGTATTTTAGTCCCAAATGTCCAAAATGGGTTCCGGGCCACAAGCAGTGGATCAACCAGAACTGA